One stretch of Prunus persica cultivar Lovell chromosome G1, Prunus_persica_NCBIv2, whole genome shotgun sequence DNA includes these proteins:
- the LOC18792457 gene encoding uncharacterized protein LOC18792457, which yields MGFFSISSCKTTTKNKTVKDKTLTGAGNLIKLLPTGTVFLFQFLNPVFTNNGHCSTVNKYLSAILIGISGFSCCFASFTDSYTGSDGQTHYALVTAKGLWPSTNSNSVDLSAYKLRLGDFVHAFFSLIVFAVVSLLDTNSVRCFYPGFESTEKVLLQVLPTVIGAIASTVFVVFPNNRHGIGYPSSSSDSSQDSEKS from the coding sequence ATGGGGTTTTTTTCAATCTCTTCCTGCAAGACAaccaccaaaaacaaaactgtcAAAGACAAAACATTAACAGGAGCAGGCAATCTTATCAAGCTCCTCCCCACGGGCACCGTCTTCTTGTTCCAATTCCTCAATCCTGTCTTCACCAACAATGGCCACTGCTCCACCGTCAACAAATACCTAAGCGCCATTCTCATCGGCATTTCTGGTTTCTCTTGCTGTTTTGCTTCCTTCACTGATAGTTACACCGGCAGTGATGGACAAACCCACTATGCGCTTGTAACAGCTAAGGGTCTTTGGCCCTCAACAAATTCCAACTCTGTGGACTTGTCTGCTTATAAACTTAGGCTTGGGGACTTTGTGCATGCCTTCTTTTCCTTGATTGTGTTTGCAGTTGTATCACTTTTGGACACCAACAGTGTCCGGTGCTTCTATCCAGGGTTTGAGTCCACTGAGAAGGTTTTACTGCAGGTGTTGCCTACTGTCATCGGTGCAATTGCCAGTACTGTTTTCGTTGTGTTCCCTAATAATCGCCATGGAATTGGATACCCCTCCTCAAGTTCTGATTCTTCACAAGACTCAGAGAAATCCTGA
- the LOC18788191 gene encoding uncharacterized protein LOC18788191 → MAVESYVVVHNIAKRHNVGTLARSATAFGVSELILVGRREFNAFGSHGSTSHLRFRHFHSLQDARLFLKERDCDICGVEITDDALPVNHHPFTKSTAFLLGNEGTGLSAKELEICDFFVYIPQYGGGTASLNVTVAASIVLHQFGVWAGFPERTRDGNKFIVAEKPVKQTRRSFCAETADSVIEERKCRKEHASNGFFDENGNENSSSNLLDGLFADVRL, encoded by the exons ATGGCGGTAGAGAGCTATGTGGTGGTGCACAACATAGCCAAGAGGCACAACGTCGGTACACTCGCCCGAAGCGCCACCGCCTTCGGCGTCTCTGAGCTCATCTTGGTCGGCCGCAGAGAGTTCAACGCCTTCGGCAGCCATGGCTCCACCTCGCACCTTCGCTTTCGCCACTTCCACTCCCTCCAAGACGCTCGTCTCTTTCTCAAg GAGAGAGATTGTGATATTTGCGGCGTTGAGATCACTGATGATGCTCTGCCTGTCAATCACCACCCTTTTACCAAGAGCACCGCTTTTCTTCTTGGCAATGAG GGAACAGGCCTTTCTGCCAAAGAATTGGAGATATGTGACTTCTTTGTGTATATTCCACAGTATGGAGGTGGTACCGCTTCCTTGAATGTCACGGTGGCAGCTTCTATTGTGTTGCATCAGTTTGGAG TCTGGGCTGGCTTCCCTGAGAGAACTCGTGATGGGAACAAGTTTATTGTGGCAGAGAAACCTGTAAAACAGACAAGACGAAGTTTTTGTGCAGAAACAGCAGATTCCGTAATTGAAGAGCGAAAATGTAGAAAAGAACATGCTTCTAATGGTTTCTTTGATGAGAATGGAAATGAGAATTCATCTTCTAACCTTCTAGATGGATTGTTTGCTGATGTAAGATTATAA